A window of Apium graveolens cultivar Ventura unplaced genomic scaffold, ASM990537v1 ctg4307, whole genome shotgun sequence contains these coding sequences:
- the LOC141701717 gene encoding DNA repair protein XRCC3 homolog: NLGCPVLDQYLAGGVPCGSITELSGESGSGKTQIALQLLLSAQLPLSLGGLASSSLYLHSEPPYPFRRFEQLSKAFYLSYPQLFDSVQCVRNNVLVQELDSADHLFDVVFKLDSALAKESRKTMPIKVLVIDSIAALFRSEFDNNPFDLKRRANLFFKISSTLKFVAKKYGVAVLVTNQVVDVMRSGDLNGLRIGNYDSLYSSGRRVCPALGISWANCVNSRLFLSMNEEVVGNVAGEGDDNTLCRRTKREMHVVFAPHLPSSSCEYVIYREGVFGVRGQIEISVFGTSLNSDASKNPTFLLCDKEYSCGNV, encoded by the coding sequence AATTTGGGTTGTCCAGTTCTTGATCAATATCTCGCCGGCGGCGTGCCATGTGGGTCCATCACCGAACTTTCCGGCGAAAGTGGGTCCGGAAAGACCCAAATAGCCCTCCAACTCCTCCTCTCTGCTCAGCTTCCACTTTCACTCGGTGGCCTTGCATCATCCTCTTTGTATCTCCATTCTGAACCCCCTTATCCTTTTCGTCGTTTTGAGCAATTATCGAAAGCCTTTTACTTATCGTACCCTCAACTATTTGATTCTGTTCAATGTGTGCGTAATAATGTTCTTGTTCAGGAATTAGATTCTGCAGATCACCTGTTTGATGTTGTGTTTAAGCTAGATTCTGCATTGGCGAAGGAGTCTCGTAAAACGATGCCGATTAAGGTACTTGTCATTGATTCAATAGCGGCGTTGTTTAGGTCTGAATTTGATAATAACCCATTTGATCTTAAGAGGAGGGCAAATTTGTTTTTCAAGATTTCGTCCACTTTGAAATTTGTGGCGAAGAAATATGGGGTTGCTGTTTTGGTGACGAATCAGGTGGTCGATGTCATGCGATCGGGGGATTTGAATGGATTGAGGATTGGGAATTATGACAGTTTGTATAGTTCGGGACGGAGGGTTTGTCCTGCTTTGGGGATATCGTGGGCTAATTGTGTTAACTCAAGGTTGTTTTTGTCTATGAATGAGGAAGTAGTTGGTAATGTCGCGGGTGAGGGTGATGATAATACATTGTGTAGAAGAACAAAGAGGGAAATGCATGTTGTTTTTGCACCACATTTGCCTAGTTCATCTTGTGAGTATGTTATATATAGGGAAGGTGTTTTTGGTGTGCGTGGACAGATAGAAATCTCAGTTTTCGGTACAAGTTTAAATTCAGATGCTAGTAAAAATCCCACTTTTTTGTTGTGTGATAAAGAGTACAGTTGTGGAAATGTGTGA
- the LOC141701718 gene encoding uncharacterized protein LOC141701718 isoform X2 has product MENEQQQQQYVTTNHDDGHSLLLKLSENDPLFHKKKKLLQLLGISPDECIHLKAPYTAVVLNSVLDQLLQKARIMTFNEVDLYFDATDVIQLVKFNNPRNELEALHSVLLLIDNSILSAKHLRVDVLQDLREMILDKINALGNKIRQDTVLAQNVSCDKETCLLQWGEGAGVQTKLDIAYVEGAGRGAIARENLKAGDIALEIPVTVIISEEAVHKSDMFPILEKFEGITSETMLLLWSMKEKHNRDSNFKFYFDALPAVFNTGLSFGVDALLELDGTLLLEEIVQAKEHLRSQYDELFPALYHDHPDIFPPDLYTWEHFLWACELWYSNSMKVVFPDERFQTCLVPVAGFLNHSINPHIMQYGKVDSTTNSLKFPLSRPCNAGEQCFLSYGKLSCSHVVTFYGFSTQADNPYDVIPIDLDLHDADDSENGSQMSDWTMHMVRGTWLSKNHEIFNYGLPSPLLDHLRRAQGSTMQPNTITQENLAIELEILLVLCSTFEDMMQAICDTDDDDRENVSWDVKLALKFKKSQRKILSSIVTSCKAGCKLVETELSKCIT; this is encoded by the exons ATGGAAAATGAGCAG CAGCAGCAGCAGTATGTGACTACTAATCACGATGACGGACATTCTTTACTTCTTAAGTTATCCGAAAATGATCCCCTATTTCACAAAAAGAAG AAACTACTTCAACTTCTGGGTATTAGTCCCGATGAATGCATACATCTCAAAGCCCCTTATACTGCTGTCGTGTTGAATTCCGTATTGGATCAATTGcttcaaaaggcaagaatcatGACCTTTAATGAG GTAGACCTTTACTTTGATGCAACTGATGTCATTCAATTGGTGAAGTTTAACAACCCCAGGAATGAGCTGGAAGCTCTACACTCAGTCCTGTTGCTTATTGATAATTCTATCTTGAGTGCTAAACACTTGCGGGTAGATGTACTGCAAGATTTACGCGAGATGATCCTTGACAAGATCAATGCGTTGGGGAATAAAATTAGACAGGATACTGTACTTGCACAAAATGTTAGCTGTGATAAGGAGACTTGTTTATTACAATGGGGTGAAGGTGCAGGTGTTCAAACAAAGCTGGACATTGCTT ATGTTGAAGGAGCTGGAAGGGGCGCAATAGCCAGAGAAAATCTAAAAGCAGGAGACATTGCTTTGGAGATCCCTGTTACTGTTATTATCTCGGAGGAGGCCGTGCATAAATCAGACATG TTTCCTATATTGGAAAAATTCGAAGGCATTACCTCTGAAACAATGTTGTTATTATGGAGTATGAAGGAGAAGCACAACCGTGACTCAAATTTTAAATTCTACTTTGACGCACTTCCTGCTGTATTTAATACAG GCTTGAGCTTTGGAGTTGATGCATTATTGGAGTTAGATGGAACCTTGTTACTAGAAGAAATAGTGCAAGCTAAAGAG CACTTGCGCTCTCAATATGACGAGTTATTTCCTGCACTTTACCATGATCATCCTGATATATTTCCTCCAGACTTATACACATGGGAACACTTCTTATGGGCGTGTGAGCTGTGGTATTCTAACAGCATGAAAGTTGTGTTCCCTGATGAAAGATTTCAAACGTGCTTAGTTCCTGTTGCAGGCTTTCTCAATCATTCG ATAAATCCGCACATAATGCAATATGGGAAAGTAGACTCCACTACAAACTCCTTAAAGTTCCCTCTTTCTAGACCATGCAATGCAGGGGAACAATGTTTTCTGAGTTACGGGAAACTCTCTTGTTCTCATGTGGTTACGTTTTATGGGTTTTCAACTCAAGCAGACAACCCCTATGATGTCATTCCAATTG ATTTAGATCTTCATGATGCTGATGATTCTGAAAATGGAAGCCAAATGTCTGATTGGACCATGCATATGGTGAGGGGTACTTGGCTCTCAAAGAATCATGAAATATTCAACTATGGATTGCCATCTCCTTTATTGGATCATTTGCGTAGAGCTCAGGGTTCTACTATGCAGCCAAATACCATT ACGCAAGAAAACTTGGCAATTGAATTGGAAATACTCTTAGTTCTTTGCTCTACTTTCGAAGACATGATGCAAGCCATATGTGATACTGATGATGACGACAG GGAAAATGTTAGTTGGGATGTAAAATTAGCCTTAAAGTTCAAAAAGTCACAAAGAAAGATACTCTCCTCCATTGTAACTTCTTGTAAAGCTGGTTGCAAGTTGGTGGAAACTGAGTTGTCCAAATGTATAACTTAA
- the LOC141701718 gene encoding uncharacterized protein LOC141701718 isoform X4, translated as MENEQQQQYVTTNHDDGHSLLLKLSENDPLFHKKKKLLQLLGISPDECIHLKAPYTAVVLNSVLDQLLQKARIMTFNEVDLYFDATDVIQLVKFNNPRNELEALHSVLLLIDNSILSAKHLRVDVLQDLREMILDKINALGNKIRQDTVLAQNVSCDKETCLLQWGEGAGVQTKLDIAYVEGAGRGAIARENLKAGDIALEIPVTVIISEEAVHKSDMFPILEKFEGITSETMLLLWSMKEKHNRDSNFKFYFDALPAVFNTGLSFGVDALLELDGTLLLEEIVQAKEHLRSQYDELFPALYHDHPDIFPPDLYTWEHFLWACELWYSNSMKVVFPDERFQTCLVPVAGFLNHSINPHIMQYGKVDSTTNSLKFPLSRPCNAGEQCFLSYGKLSCSHVVTFYGFSTQADNPYDVIPIDLDLHDADDSENGSQMSDWTMHMVRGTWLSKNHEIFNYGLPSPLLDHLRRAQGSTMQPNTITQENLAIELEILLVLCSTFEDMMQAICDTDDDDRENVSWDVKLALKFKKSQRKILSSIVTSCKAGCKLVETELSKCIT; from the exons ATGGAAAATGAGCAG CAGCAGCAGTATGTGACTACTAATCACGATGACGGACATTCTTTACTTCTTAAGTTATCCGAAAATGATCCCCTATTTCACAAAAAGAAG AAACTACTTCAACTTCTGGGTATTAGTCCCGATGAATGCATACATCTCAAAGCCCCTTATACTGCTGTCGTGTTGAATTCCGTATTGGATCAATTGcttcaaaaggcaagaatcatGACCTTTAATGAG GTAGACCTTTACTTTGATGCAACTGATGTCATTCAATTGGTGAAGTTTAACAACCCCAGGAATGAGCTGGAAGCTCTACACTCAGTCCTGTTGCTTATTGATAATTCTATCTTGAGTGCTAAACACTTGCGGGTAGATGTACTGCAAGATTTACGCGAGATGATCCTTGACAAGATCAATGCGTTGGGGAATAAAATTAGACAGGATACTGTACTTGCACAAAATGTTAGCTGTGATAAGGAGACTTGTTTATTACAATGGGGTGAAGGTGCAGGTGTTCAAACAAAGCTGGACATTGCTT ATGTTGAAGGAGCTGGAAGGGGCGCAATAGCCAGAGAAAATCTAAAAGCAGGAGACATTGCTTTGGAGATCCCTGTTACTGTTATTATCTCGGAGGAGGCCGTGCATAAATCAGACATG TTTCCTATATTGGAAAAATTCGAAGGCATTACCTCTGAAACAATGTTGTTATTATGGAGTATGAAGGAGAAGCACAACCGTGACTCAAATTTTAAATTCTACTTTGACGCACTTCCTGCTGTATTTAATACAG GCTTGAGCTTTGGAGTTGATGCATTATTGGAGTTAGATGGAACCTTGTTACTAGAAGAAATAGTGCAAGCTAAAGAG CACTTGCGCTCTCAATATGACGAGTTATTTCCTGCACTTTACCATGATCATCCTGATATATTTCCTCCAGACTTATACACATGGGAACACTTCTTATGGGCGTGTGAGCTGTGGTATTCTAACAGCATGAAAGTTGTGTTCCCTGATGAAAGATTTCAAACGTGCTTAGTTCCTGTTGCAGGCTTTCTCAATCATTCG ATAAATCCGCACATAATGCAATATGGGAAAGTAGACTCCACTACAAACTCCTTAAAGTTCCCTCTTTCTAGACCATGCAATGCAGGGGAACAATGTTTTCTGAGTTACGGGAAACTCTCTTGTTCTCATGTGGTTACGTTTTATGGGTTTTCAACTCAAGCAGACAACCCCTATGATGTCATTCCAATTG ATTTAGATCTTCATGATGCTGATGATTCTGAAAATGGAAGCCAAATGTCTGATTGGACCATGCATATGGTGAGGGGTACTTGGCTCTCAAAGAATCATGAAATATTCAACTATGGATTGCCATCTCCTTTATTGGATCATTTGCGTAGAGCTCAGGGTTCTACTATGCAGCCAAATACCATT ACGCAAGAAAACTTGGCAATTGAATTGGAAATACTCTTAGTTCTTTGCTCTACTTTCGAAGACATGATGCAAGCCATATGTGATACTGATGATGACGACAG GGAAAATGTTAGTTGGGATGTAAAATTAGCCTTAAAGTTCAAAAAGTCACAAAGAAAGATACTCTCCTCCATTGTAACTTCTTGTAAAGCTGGTTGCAAGTTGGTGGAAACTGAGTTGTCCAAATGTATAACTTAA
- the LOC141701718 gene encoding uncharacterized protein LOC141701718 isoform X1 — translation MLMIYMQQQQQYVTTNHDDGHSLLLKLSENDPLFHKKKKLLQLLGISPDECIHLKAPYTAVVLNSVLDQLLQKARIMTFNEVDLYFDATDVIQLVKFNNPRNELEALHSVLLLIDNSILSAKHLRVDVLQDLREMILDKINALGNKIRQDTVLAQNVSCDKETCLLQWGEGAGVQTKLDIAYVEGAGRGAIARENLKAGDIALEIPVTVIISEEAVHKSDMFPILEKFEGITSETMLLLWSMKEKHNRDSNFKFYFDALPAVFNTGLSFGVDALLELDGTLLLEEIVQAKEHLRSQYDELFPALYHDHPDIFPPDLYTWEHFLWACELWYSNSMKVVFPDERFQTCLVPVAGFLNHSINPHIMQYGKVDSTTNSLKFPLSRPCNAGEQCFLSYGKLSCSHVVTFYGFSTQADNPYDVIPIDLDLHDADDSENGSQMSDWTMHMVRGTWLSKNHEIFNYGLPSPLLDHLRRAQGSTMQPNTITQENLAIELEILLVLCSTFEDMMQAICDTDDDDRENVSWDVKLALKFKKSQRKILSSIVTSCKAGCKLVETELSKCIT, via the exons ATGCTGATGATTTATATGCAGCAGCAGCAGCAGTATGTGACTACTAATCACGATGACGGACATTCTTTACTTCTTAAGTTATCCGAAAATGATCCCCTATTTCACAAAAAGAAG AAACTACTTCAACTTCTGGGTATTAGTCCCGATGAATGCATACATCTCAAAGCCCCTTATACTGCTGTCGTGTTGAATTCCGTATTGGATCAATTGcttcaaaaggcaagaatcatGACCTTTAATGAG GTAGACCTTTACTTTGATGCAACTGATGTCATTCAATTGGTGAAGTTTAACAACCCCAGGAATGAGCTGGAAGCTCTACACTCAGTCCTGTTGCTTATTGATAATTCTATCTTGAGTGCTAAACACTTGCGGGTAGATGTACTGCAAGATTTACGCGAGATGATCCTTGACAAGATCAATGCGTTGGGGAATAAAATTAGACAGGATACTGTACTTGCACAAAATGTTAGCTGTGATAAGGAGACTTGTTTATTACAATGGGGTGAAGGTGCAGGTGTTCAAACAAAGCTGGACATTGCTT ATGTTGAAGGAGCTGGAAGGGGCGCAATAGCCAGAGAAAATCTAAAAGCAGGAGACATTGCTTTGGAGATCCCTGTTACTGTTATTATCTCGGAGGAGGCCGTGCATAAATCAGACATG TTTCCTATATTGGAAAAATTCGAAGGCATTACCTCTGAAACAATGTTGTTATTATGGAGTATGAAGGAGAAGCACAACCGTGACTCAAATTTTAAATTCTACTTTGACGCACTTCCTGCTGTATTTAATACAG GCTTGAGCTTTGGAGTTGATGCATTATTGGAGTTAGATGGAACCTTGTTACTAGAAGAAATAGTGCAAGCTAAAGAG CACTTGCGCTCTCAATATGACGAGTTATTTCCTGCACTTTACCATGATCATCCTGATATATTTCCTCCAGACTTATACACATGGGAACACTTCTTATGGGCGTGTGAGCTGTGGTATTCTAACAGCATGAAAGTTGTGTTCCCTGATGAAAGATTTCAAACGTGCTTAGTTCCTGTTGCAGGCTTTCTCAATCATTCG ATAAATCCGCACATAATGCAATATGGGAAAGTAGACTCCACTACAAACTCCTTAAAGTTCCCTCTTTCTAGACCATGCAATGCAGGGGAACAATGTTTTCTGAGTTACGGGAAACTCTCTTGTTCTCATGTGGTTACGTTTTATGGGTTTTCAACTCAAGCAGACAACCCCTATGATGTCATTCCAATTG ATTTAGATCTTCATGATGCTGATGATTCTGAAAATGGAAGCCAAATGTCTGATTGGACCATGCATATGGTGAGGGGTACTTGGCTCTCAAAGAATCATGAAATATTCAACTATGGATTGCCATCTCCTTTATTGGATCATTTGCGTAGAGCTCAGGGTTCTACTATGCAGCCAAATACCATT ACGCAAGAAAACTTGGCAATTGAATTGGAAATACTCTTAGTTCTTTGCTCTACTTTCGAAGACATGATGCAAGCCATATGTGATACTGATGATGACGACAG GGAAAATGTTAGTTGGGATGTAAAATTAGCCTTAAAGTTCAAAAAGTCACAAAGAAAGATACTCTCCTCCATTGTAACTTCTTGTAAAGCTGGTTGCAAGTTGGTGGAAACTGAGTTGTCCAAATGTATAACTTAA
- the LOC141701718 gene encoding uncharacterized protein LOC141701718 isoform X3 — MLMIYMQQQQQYVTTNHDDGHSLLLKLSENDPLFHKKKKLLQLLGISPDECIHLKAPYTAVVLNSVLDQLLQKARIMTFNEVDLYFDATDVIQLVKFNNPRNELEALHSVLLLIDNSILSAKHLRVDVLQDLREMILDKINALGNKIRQDTVLAQNVSCDKETCLLQWGEGAGVQTKLDIAYVEGAGRGAIARENLKAGDIALEIPVTVIISEEAVHKSDMFPILEKFEGITSETMLLLWSMKEKHNRDSNFKFYFDALPAVFNTGLSFGVDALLELDGTLLLEEIVQAKEHLRSQYDELFPALYHDHPDIFPPDLYTWEHFLWACELWYSNSMKVVFPDERFQTCLVPVAGFLNHSINPHIMQYGKVDSTTNSLKFPLSRPCNAGEQCFLSYGKLSCSHVVTFYGFSTQADNPYDVIPIDLHDADDSENGSQMSDWTMHMVRGTWLSKNHEIFNYGLPSPLLDHLRRAQGSTMQPNTITQENLAIELEILLVLCSTFEDMMQAICDTDDDDRENVSWDVKLALKFKKSQRKILSSIVTSCKAGCKLVETELSKCIT, encoded by the exons ATGCTGATGATTTATATGCAGCAGCAGCAGCAGTATGTGACTACTAATCACGATGACGGACATTCTTTACTTCTTAAGTTATCCGAAAATGATCCCCTATTTCACAAAAAGAAG AAACTACTTCAACTTCTGGGTATTAGTCCCGATGAATGCATACATCTCAAAGCCCCTTATACTGCTGTCGTGTTGAATTCCGTATTGGATCAATTGcttcaaaaggcaagaatcatGACCTTTAATGAG GTAGACCTTTACTTTGATGCAACTGATGTCATTCAATTGGTGAAGTTTAACAACCCCAGGAATGAGCTGGAAGCTCTACACTCAGTCCTGTTGCTTATTGATAATTCTATCTTGAGTGCTAAACACTTGCGGGTAGATGTACTGCAAGATTTACGCGAGATGATCCTTGACAAGATCAATGCGTTGGGGAATAAAATTAGACAGGATACTGTACTTGCACAAAATGTTAGCTGTGATAAGGAGACTTGTTTATTACAATGGGGTGAAGGTGCAGGTGTTCAAACAAAGCTGGACATTGCTT ATGTTGAAGGAGCTGGAAGGGGCGCAATAGCCAGAGAAAATCTAAAAGCAGGAGACATTGCTTTGGAGATCCCTGTTACTGTTATTATCTCGGAGGAGGCCGTGCATAAATCAGACATG TTTCCTATATTGGAAAAATTCGAAGGCATTACCTCTGAAACAATGTTGTTATTATGGAGTATGAAGGAGAAGCACAACCGTGACTCAAATTTTAAATTCTACTTTGACGCACTTCCTGCTGTATTTAATACAG GCTTGAGCTTTGGAGTTGATGCATTATTGGAGTTAGATGGAACCTTGTTACTAGAAGAAATAGTGCAAGCTAAAGAG CACTTGCGCTCTCAATATGACGAGTTATTTCCTGCACTTTACCATGATCATCCTGATATATTTCCTCCAGACTTATACACATGGGAACACTTCTTATGGGCGTGTGAGCTGTGGTATTCTAACAGCATGAAAGTTGTGTTCCCTGATGAAAGATTTCAAACGTGCTTAGTTCCTGTTGCAGGCTTTCTCAATCATTCG ATAAATCCGCACATAATGCAATATGGGAAAGTAGACTCCACTACAAACTCCTTAAAGTTCCCTCTTTCTAGACCATGCAATGCAGGGGAACAATGTTTTCTGAGTTACGGGAAACTCTCTTGTTCTCATGTGGTTACGTTTTATGGGTTTTCAACTCAAGCAGACAACCCCTATGATGTCATTCCAATTG ATCTTCATGATGCTGATGATTCTGAAAATGGAAGCCAAATGTCTGATTGGACCATGCATATGGTGAGGGGTACTTGGCTCTCAAAGAATCATGAAATATTCAACTATGGATTGCCATCTCCTTTATTGGATCATTTGCGTAGAGCTCAGGGTTCTACTATGCAGCCAAATACCATT ACGCAAGAAAACTTGGCAATTGAATTGGAAATACTCTTAGTTCTTTGCTCTACTTTCGAAGACATGATGCAAGCCATATGTGATACTGATGATGACGACAG GGAAAATGTTAGTTGGGATGTAAAATTAGCCTTAAAGTTCAAAAAGTCACAAAGAAAGATACTCTCCTCCATTGTAACTTCTTGTAAAGCTGGTTGCAAGTTGGTGGAAACTGAGTTGTCCAAATGTATAACTTAA
- the LOC141701718 gene encoding ribulose-1,5 bisphosphate carboxylase/oxygenase large subunit N-methyltransferase, chloroplastic-like isoform X5, whose translation MLMIYMQQQQQYVTTNHDDGHSLLLKLSENDPLFHKKKKLLQLLGISPDECIHLKAPYTAVVLNSVLDQLLQKARIMTFNEVDLYFDATDVIQLVKFNNPRNELEALHSVLLLIDNSILSAKHLRVDVLQDLREMILDKINALGNKIRQDTVLAQNVSCDKETCLLQWGEGAGVQTKLDIAYVEGAGRGAIARENLKAGDIALEIPVTVIISEEAVHKSDMFPILEKFEGITSETMLLLWSMKEKHNRDSNFKFYFDALPAVFNTGLSFGVDALLELDGTLLLEEIVQAKEHLRSQYDELFPALYHDHPDIFPPDLYTWEHFLWACELWYSNSMKVVFPDERFQTCLVPVAGFLNHSINPHIMQYGKVDSTTNSLKFPLSRPCNAGEQCFLSYGKLSCSHVVTFYGFSTQADNPYDVIPIDLDLHDADDSENGSQMSDWTMHMVRGTWLSKNHEIFNYGLPSPLLDHLRRAQGSTMQPNTILIQ comes from the exons ATGCTGATGATTTATATGCAGCAGCAGCAGCAGTATGTGACTACTAATCACGATGACGGACATTCTTTACTTCTTAAGTTATCCGAAAATGATCCCCTATTTCACAAAAAGAAG AAACTACTTCAACTTCTGGGTATTAGTCCCGATGAATGCATACATCTCAAAGCCCCTTATACTGCTGTCGTGTTGAATTCCGTATTGGATCAATTGcttcaaaaggcaagaatcatGACCTTTAATGAG GTAGACCTTTACTTTGATGCAACTGATGTCATTCAATTGGTGAAGTTTAACAACCCCAGGAATGAGCTGGAAGCTCTACACTCAGTCCTGTTGCTTATTGATAATTCTATCTTGAGTGCTAAACACTTGCGGGTAGATGTACTGCAAGATTTACGCGAGATGATCCTTGACAAGATCAATGCGTTGGGGAATAAAATTAGACAGGATACTGTACTTGCACAAAATGTTAGCTGTGATAAGGAGACTTGTTTATTACAATGGGGTGAAGGTGCAGGTGTTCAAACAAAGCTGGACATTGCTT ATGTTGAAGGAGCTGGAAGGGGCGCAATAGCCAGAGAAAATCTAAAAGCAGGAGACATTGCTTTGGAGATCCCTGTTACTGTTATTATCTCGGAGGAGGCCGTGCATAAATCAGACATG TTTCCTATATTGGAAAAATTCGAAGGCATTACCTCTGAAACAATGTTGTTATTATGGAGTATGAAGGAGAAGCACAACCGTGACTCAAATTTTAAATTCTACTTTGACGCACTTCCTGCTGTATTTAATACAG GCTTGAGCTTTGGAGTTGATGCATTATTGGAGTTAGATGGAACCTTGTTACTAGAAGAAATAGTGCAAGCTAAAGAG CACTTGCGCTCTCAATATGACGAGTTATTTCCTGCACTTTACCATGATCATCCTGATATATTTCCTCCAGACTTATACACATGGGAACACTTCTTATGGGCGTGTGAGCTGTGGTATTCTAACAGCATGAAAGTTGTGTTCCCTGATGAAAGATTTCAAACGTGCTTAGTTCCTGTTGCAGGCTTTCTCAATCATTCG ATAAATCCGCACATAATGCAATATGGGAAAGTAGACTCCACTACAAACTCCTTAAAGTTCCCTCTTTCTAGACCATGCAATGCAGGGGAACAATGTTTTCTGAGTTACGGGAAACTCTCTTGTTCTCATGTGGTTACGTTTTATGGGTTTTCAACTCAAGCAGACAACCCCTATGATGTCATTCCAATTG ATTTAGATCTTCATGATGCTGATGATTCTGAAAATGGAAGCCAAATGTCTGATTGGACCATGCATATGGTGAGGGGTACTTGGCTCTCAAAGAATCATGAAATATTCAACTATGGATTGCCATCTCCTTTATTGGATCATTTGCGTAGAGCTCAGGGTTCTACTATGCAGCCAAATACCATT CTGATTCAGTAA